Within Oxobacter pfennigii, the genomic segment TGTTTAACTATTATTTATAGTTCTGATTAAGAATTATTAAAGTGGGGGATATACAATGAAAGATAATAAAATATATTTTGCTGTTAAAGCCCTAATTCTTCATGAAAATAATTTTTTAATTATGCATAAAACCAGGAAAGAAGAGAATGTATGGGAACTTCCGGGAGGAAGAATGGAATTTGGAGAAACTGCTGAAGAAACATTGAATAGGGAAGTTCAAGAGGAAACCGGTCTTTCAGTAACTCCTATGAGAATTTTAGATACATGGAATATCATAAATGATAAATATCAAATCACCGGAATTATATACCTGTGTAAAACTAAGAATAACAAGGTAAGATTATCGGAGGAACACGACAAATATAAGTGGGTGAGGTTAGATATAAGCTTCAATTAATGTCTGCTGCAGATTAACAAGATATAATGATTATTCCAAGTGGATACAGTACATTATATTCAGAATGAGAATGAGAATTTAGAGAGTGAGGAAAATGATAAACTGGTCGAAAAATTATTTTTAAGTTAAATGGTTAGGATGATATTTACAAAAGGACAAAGATAATATTTTATTTGTGAGGTGGTTAATGTGATTTTTAAGGTTTTAAGTCTCATTGGTGAAAAATTGAATGATAATGAGATAACCTGGGGAGTTGGCGCTTCAATATTACTAAATCAATTTGGACTTGTAGATAAACCTAATGATATAGATATTTTTGTAGATATTAAGAATATAGAAAAAGCAAATGAAATTCTTAAAAGTATTGGTGAAAGAAAGGAATGGGAAAGGACTACGACATACTCAACAAAATACTTCTATGAATATATAATAGATGAAATTGATGTTGACGTAATGGCAGGATTTACAGTTAATCATAACCATGGAGTATTTGAGTATATCTTTGACCATAACTCCATTTCAGAATTTAAAATAATTAATGAGGTGGACATTCCTTTCACTTCCTTGGAGGATTGGTATGTTATTTATCAATTAATTCCTAATAGACAGCCCAAAGTAGAAATGATAGAAAAATATCTTTTATCAAATGGAGTTAAAAAACCTATTCTATTGAAGAGAGCATTAGAAGGATGTTTATCAGTAGAAGTTCGAGAAAGAGTTAAGAAGATGTTAGGTTCATAATTTTCTCATTAAGCGTCTTAGCTAAATTATAAGCCCTGCCTGGTAAAGTTACACTCATCGTACATATCATACTTGCTTCTCTTCAGTATTTAAAAACTATTCTTGTTTTAATAGACAGCCAGTAATTATTGCCTATTGACGGTATTTTCGATTGGAATTTCAAGAATGTAGGATAGAACGGTAGAACGGCCATATGTAAGGATAAATGTAAAGAATTTATTAGTTTAAATGAAGGCATAGGGAGGTGAAAGGCTTGCTTAAAAAAAGTGCTGTATTAACAATCGCTTTTGCACTATTGTTTCTAGTTTCTTCCTGTAATGCTTCTAAGACATCTATTGATTATGACCATGAATTGCAATTAAAACAGGATGAACTTCAAAAATTAACGCAAGAAAATGAGATTCTTAACAAGGAAATAGAGCTGTTACAAAATCAAAATAAGATTTTACAATCTCAGCTTGACGAAATGTACAGCAGCTGGTCAACAGATTTAACCGGAGATGGAATAAATGAGATAATAACCGGTCCTCCGTCACCAACACCCATATCATTATTTGAAAATGGAGGCTCTCTTATGGTCAAGTCTGCCGAAGGCGATATTCTTCTTGATGAAAAAACGGGCATATTAAACATGATAGGCATTTATGATGCAGGGGCAAAAACACCTGTGCTTATTACACTTCAATGGGGCGGCGGTTCAATGGGGAATTACTACGGGGCTTATCTGTTTGATCCTGTCAGTAATAAATTAAAAAGAATACAATGGGATAACTATGAAGTTGCTGTTGGGTTACTTTACGATAACAAATGTAAGAGCGGCAGCATTGTTATAATGAATCGTGGCCTGAAACCTGATGGATTTAATCAGCCTTTTTATCAGCGATGGATTTATAAAAACGGGCAAATGACACCTGTTGAAAAATGGGATGCTGACGACCAATAAAATTTCTTACATTAAAATTTAAGTTCGCTTATTTTCATAAAAAATTTCGAAATAATAAAGAATAAAATTGTAAACTGTTAATGAAAATCTGATTATAAGTGATATAGAATTAGCTCACATACTTACCTCATATCCAATATATGTATGTAGACTGAAATTTAATAAAACTTTATAATTACAATAAAAGGCAACTATTTGAGGAGGACAACAATGATCTTTCCAGGACTTAAAAAGTGGGCAAAATTAAAAGGATGGCAGCTTGACAAGAATTTTGTTTACGGGAATTATAACGGTTATATATTTACTGCCTTTGACGGAAGAAACTACAAGGTTTTTACAACAATGATTCCAAATCTAACGGAAGAACAGAAAGAAAAAATATTCAGTTTTATAAAAGAGAATAAGAAAAGGTTAAAAATATCCGAATATAGCATTGAGAGCAATGTTTTGACTGTAAAATATAAAGAGTTAATCCGGCCTATGAAAATTCAGGAGATGGATGCCATATTAAAGGCATTGACAGATTTCTTTTTAAGCGAAGGCATATACGGCAAGGAGCATTGCGCTATATGCGGAGCTCAGGGAAACCACGATACTGTGGCCATCAACGATAGCATAGTATCCTTGTGCGGTACGTGTTATAGGCAATCCATAGATGATGTGGAAGAAATGAGCAAGGAATACGCTACGGAAGAAAAAAACTATGCAATAGGATTTATAGGTGCATTATTAGGCGGCCTGGTGGGTGTTATACCCTGGGTAATTGTAGAGAATTATTTAGGTCTTTACGCATCAATTTTAGGGTTTCTAATCGGAAAAGCATCATTAAAAGGCTACACATTATTTAAAGGAAAAATAGGAAAGCCAACCGGATTTATTATAGGAGCTGCAACGACATTTTCAGTAATAGCTGCCGAACTTGTAAGCTTAGCAATCCTTATGATTCAGGAAGGCGCTTATGTGTCTCTGGAGAACTATATAATTTCTTTCACTCATCCGGAGATAGCAGGCTGGGTATACAGAGACTTAGGGCTGGGTCTGCTTATGGCCTTTTTAGGTATTTCTTCTATCTTTAGACAGCTTAAAGATGATGTAGATACTGTAGTTCCTCGTATAAGGAAAGTATCATTATGATAATGAGGATATGCATTATTGCATATCCTTAAAGTTTAATATGATATAAACTTGCTCCAAAGGCTGTAAAAGGCAGAAAATTTTATATTTTGTGCATCATATGGTGCGAAAGAGACATTTCAATAACTCGGGTTAAATAAAGCTTTGCCTCATTAAGAGTCATGCTGCAATCCGTCAGAACCCTAATCATATCCGGATGGTGTACTTCCAGCATACTTACTATCTCGATGGCAGAGCATTTTATTTTTACTGAATCCGTTGCCGATATGTCCATCATATCAGGGAGTAACTGTTCAATTTTTGGTATTGGAGCTCCTTTCTTATCTGTTTTCTTTTCTTTCCCACAAAACATATAACTGCCCCCATAAAATATTTTTATATTTAATTATTATGCCGCAAGCTTGCAATTGATAATATATTGAACAAATTAATTCTGATATAAACACAATCTGAGTCTGAAAAAGATGCAATTTTTGATGCAGACAGTGCAAGGTTATTCATTTTCAAATGAAGGATACGATGAAAGCATATAGTGAGCCGCGGTAAAGTAGTGTATAATAGAGATTATTTATGTTATAGGAAGTGATAGCCGATGGATAGTGTTCAGGCATTTAATACATTCATGGAAAAGCCGGATAGCAATGGCTATATTATTGAAAAGGGATCAATAAATGATATAGATCAATTAGAAAATCTATATGATAATTTAAATGATTATTTAGCGCAGGGCATAAACTATCCGGGATGGGCAAAGGGGATATATCCTGTTAGGGAAACAGCCGTTAATGGGATTGAGAGCAATAGCTTATTTATATTGAAAATAGATAATGAAATAGCAGGTTCCGTAATATTAAATCATAAACCTGAAATCGCATATTCTCAGATTACCTGGGGAATTGAAGCGGATTATAATGACATAATCGTGATACATACCCTTACGGTCCACCCGAAATATATGGAAAAAGGCGTCGCAAGAAGATTAATGGATTTTGCTAAAAGTTATAGTATGGAACAGAAAATGAAAGCAATCCGTTTAGATGTTTCTATTCATAATGCCCCTGCAATTTCATTGTATGAAAAGTGCGGATACAGATATGTGGGAACTGTTGACCTTGGATTAAACATACCCGAATTAGTTTGGTTTAAACTATATGAGATAGTTTTATAGTTTATTATTAATCGGAGTGCTGGTATGAATCATCAATAAAAGCTGGGATATAAGAGCCAGAACCGGAAGCTCAATTAAAGGACCTATGATCAATGCTAAGGATATTAAGGGTTTATCAGGAAAAGAAGCCACAGCTATTGCTAAAGAAATAGGTGAATTTCTTGCAAGTGTAGTCAGGTTGAGCGCGACGATATCTCTATATTGAAACTTAAGAGCTCTTCCTGTAAGTTGACCAACTATAAAGTTGACTATAAAAAATATAATTACCGGCGGCAGCAGCTTTAAGAAAAGTGCAGGATTTTTAATCATTATACTTGCCTGGGATGCAAACATAGCCACAATAGCAAGGTTGAGGAAAATCATCTGTATGGCATTTGTTTTAGATAAAATATTTTTATCAAACCATTCCTTATTAAAAAAACTAACGGATAACTTTCTTGATATGCTTGCTAAAATCAGCGGTACTGCCAGCACAAATAAGGTTCCCCGAAGAAGGTTGAATACATCAATGCTTACAAAGGCGCCTCCCAGGTAAACGAGATAAAATGGCAGAAGTACAATCTGAAGTATAAAATTCAAAGGAAGAATGGATGCTCCCAATGGAACATTTCCTTTGGCAAGACTTGTAAAAACCAAATACCAGTCTGTGCAGGGAGTAACCATTAACATAATAAAGCCCAGCCATAGTTCTGGGACATCATTTAGCAATATTCTCCCCAGCAGCCAGGCAAAAACAGGAGTCCATATAAAATTAATGGCTACCGATGTAAAAGTGAATTTGTAATTTAAGAAGGAATTTTTTATATCTCTGAGCTGAATTTGGAGAAACAGTCCATAGAGCATTATCATCAAAAATGGCATTATCAATTTATCTGCATGGGCTTGTGCGAAACTGAGTTGTCCGAGTACAATGCCCAGAAGTACCGAAGTAAGTATAATAACAGTCTGCAATTTATTTGCTAGATTCATAATTAAGCTCCTTATAAATATAATTAATGAGAACTGTTATCAATAATTATAACATTGATATGGGAATAATAACTATAATAATCAGGATAAAGATTGTATTTTTCCGGTTTAAAATTTAAAACAATAGTTGTATATTACAACAGTTTTATATTACAATTATATCAGAGGTGGTTAACTTGTATAAAAATGACAGCAATTACTTAAGAGAACTTATAAGAATATTGGTAAGAAACTTAGGTATTTTAGACAGAAGCGAAGCATCCTGCTGCGGTACTACTCTTTCACAGTGTCATGCAATTATAGAGATAGGCAGAAAAAAAGAGATTTCATTAAATGAACTTGCAGAAACTCTAAATCTTGATAACAGCACCATGAGCAGGACAGTCAACAATCTTGTGAGTCAGGAGCTTGCCATAAGAGAAACACATCCCGAAGACAGAAGATATTTGGTAATTAGATTGACAGGGAAAGGATTAGAAGTATTCAAAACAATTGAAAGCAATATGGAAGTATATTATAAGGACGTTTTTGCTTCCATACCGGAAGATAAAAGAGAACAGGTTATAGAGAGTATGATTCTTTTAGTAGAAGCAGTAAATAAAAATAAATGTTGTAAATAGAAAGGGGAAAATCATGAGTTCTGAAATTAAGGAAAAGGTAAAAGAATACTATGGCAGTATAGCAAAACAGGTGGATGAAAGCGCAGGCTGTTCCTGCAGCTCAAGTTCATCCTGCTGTGTCTCTGATAATTCAATTATTTACGATATGGATTATCTGATGGGACTTCCGGTTGAGGCAATAAATGCATCTCTAGGATGTGCCAATCCCATAGCCTTTGCTGAATTGAAAGAAGGCGAGACAATTCTGGATTTGGGAAGCGGCGGAGGCATAGATTGCTTTATTGCATCAAGATATGCAGGCAATAGCGGTAAAGTATACGGTTTGGATATGACAGATGAAATGCTTAAGCTTGCCAATAAAAACAAAGAAAAAATAGGTGTTAAAAATGTAGAATTTATAAAGGGCGAGATTGAAAATATACCTTTTCCCGAAGAAAAATTTGATGTTATACTTTCTAATTGTGTAATAAATCTTTGTGAAAGCAAGGAAAAAGCGTTAAGTGAAGTATACAGGGTATTGAAAAAGGGAGGAAGGCTTGCAATTGCCGATATAATTGCTTTAAAAGATGTTCCCGATAATATGAAAAGAAATGTTGAAATGTGGGCAGGCTGCATCGCAGGCGCCCTGCATGTTGATGAATACAGAGCTATTTTAGAAAAAGCGGGCTTCAAAAATATTGAGATTGAGCCGGTTAATATATATACAAAGGAAGTCATAGAGAGCATCGCAGGCAGCAAAGATATTGAAGGCATATTAAATGGCAGGGATATAGATTTGCTTGACGGTGCATATGCCGGTGCCAGTGTTAAAGCCATAAAGTAGGTGAGCTAATTATGGGATACGTGACAAGAGAAGCAGGATTGGATGATATCTCAATAATTACTCAAATATACAACCAAGGAATAGAAGACAGGGTGGCGACACTGGATGCGGATTTAGTATCTGAAAATGAAATGAGAGACTATATGATTGGCAGAAGTGAAGGCTATAAGGTTTTGGTAATAGCTGATGAACAAGACAAGGTTTATGGCTGGGCATCTATTAATGTTTTTAGTTCAAAATGCTGTTACAGCGGTGTTGCAGATATATCTATATATATCGAAAGGTCTATGAGGGGAAAGGGACTTGGTAAAATCCTTTTGAATTATCTCATTGATGTTGCAAAAAAGCAGGAGTTTGATAAGCTCGTATTAAGTGCTTTTGATTTTAATGAACCGGGAAAGAGGCTATATAAATCCTTAGGTTTCAGAGAAGTTGGAACTTATATGAATCACGGAATACTGGACGGTAAATATGTAAATGTGACAATAATGGAAAAGCTGC encodes:
- a CDS encoding bZIP transcription factor produces the protein MLKKSAVLTIAFALLFLVSSCNASKTSIDYDHELQLKQDELQKLTQENEILNKEIELLQNQNKILQSQLDEMYSSWSTDLTGDGINEIITGPPSPTPISLFENGGSLMVKSAEGDILLDEKTGILNMIGIYDAGAKTPVLITLQWGGGSMGNYYGAYLFDPVSNKLKRIQWDNYEVAVGLLYDNKCKSGSIVIMNRGLKPDGFNQPFYQRWIYKNGQMTPVEKWDADDQ
- a CDS encoding nucleotidyltransferase, coding for MIFKVLSLIGEKLNDNEITWGVGASILLNQFGLVDKPNDIDIFVDIKNIEKANEILKSIGERKEWERTTTYSTKYFYEYIIDEIDVDVMAGFTVNHNHGVFEYIFDHNSISEFKIINEVDIPFTSLEDWYVIYQLIPNRQPKVEMIEKYLLSNGVKKPILLKRALEGCLSVEVRERVKKMLGS
- a CDS encoding MarR family winged helix-turn-helix transcriptional regulator — its product is MYKNDSNYLRELIRILVRNLGILDRSEASCCGTTLSQCHAIIEIGRKKEISLNELAETLNLDNSTMSRTVNNLVSQELAIRETHPEDRRYLVIRLTGKGLEVFKTIESNMEVYYKDVFASIPEDKREQVIESMILLVEAVNKNKCCK
- a CDS encoding GNAT family N-acetyltransferase; this encodes MDSVQAFNTFMEKPDSNGYIIEKGSINDIDQLENLYDNLNDYLAQGINYPGWAKGIYPVRETAVNGIESNSLFILKIDNEIAGSVILNHKPEIAYSQITWGIEADYNDIIVIHTLTVHPKYMEKGVARRLMDFAKSYSMEQKMKAIRLDVSIHNAPAISLYEKCGYRYVGTVDLGLNIPELVWFKLYEIVL
- a CDS encoding arsenic resistance protein encodes the protein MNLANKLQTVIILTSVLLGIVLGQLSFAQAHADKLIMPFLMIMLYGLFLQIQLRDIKNSFLNYKFTFTSVAINFIWTPVFAWLLGRILLNDVPELWLGFIMLMVTPCTDWYLVFTSLAKGNVPLGASILPLNFILQIVLLPFYLVYLGGAFVSIDVFNLLRGTLFVLAVPLILASISRKLSVSFFNKEWFDKNILSKTNAIQMIFLNLAIVAMFASQASIMIKNPALFLKLLPPVIIFFIVNFIVGQLTGRALKFQYRDIVALNLTTLARNSPISLAIAVASFPDKPLISLALIIGPLIELPVLALISQLLLMIHTSTPINNKL
- a CDS encoding arsinothricin resistance N-acetyltransferase ArsN1 family A, which produces MGYVTREAGLDDISIITQIYNQGIEDRVATLDADLVSENEMRDYMIGRSEGYKVLVIADEQDKVYGWASINVFSSKCCYSGVADISIYIERSMRGKGLGKILLNYLIDVAKKQEFDKLVLSAFDFNEPGKRLYKSLGFREVGTYMNHGILDGKYVNVTIMEKLL
- a CDS encoding NUDIX hydrolase: MKDNKIYFAVKALILHENNFLIMHKTRKEENVWELPGGRMEFGETAEETLNREVQEETGLSVTPMRILDTWNIINDKYQITGIIYLCKTKNNKVRLSEEHDKYKWVRLDISFN
- the arsM gene encoding arsenite methyltransferase, whose translation is MSSEIKEKVKEYYGSIAKQVDESAGCSCSSSSSCCVSDNSIIYDMDYLMGLPVEAINASLGCANPIAFAELKEGETILDLGSGGGIDCFIASRYAGNSGKVYGLDMTDEMLKLANKNKEKIGVKNVEFIKGEIENIPFPEEKFDVILSNCVINLCESKEKALSEVYRVLKKGGRLAIADIIALKDVPDNMKRNVEMWAGCIAGALHVDEYRAILEKAGFKNIEIEPVNIYTKEVIESIAGSKDIEGILNGRDIDLLDGAYAGASVKAIK